The Candidatus Margulisiibacteriota bacterium genomic sequence AATATCCTGAGTTGCGAGCATTAAACGAAAGATTCAAGTTAATCGATAAACCGGTTTGCCAGGAAAAGGACTTAAAAATTCGTTACTTCAGACTGCCGCATATAGGATGGGTCAACAAGCCGGAAGAAGATACAGGTGAGCATATAGGGTTCCTTTTTGAGTGTCAGGACCAGCGGTTTTCTTTTATGACCGATTGCGGACATCTGAGCGATGGTGTGAAGGAAATTATCAAAGACAGTCAGGTGTTTTTCATCGAATCTAATTATGATCCTGATATGCAGATCAAATCCAGCCGGCCCTGGCCCTTAAAAAAAAGGATAATGGGAGACGAAGGCCATTTATCCAATTTTCAGACAGCCGATTATTTACTGGAATTGACAGACGAACATAAAACCAAACATGTTTTTCTGGCACATATGAGCAAACAATGTAATACCAAGGATTTGGCTGTAAGTACCATTCTGAATAAATTTAGGGAACATAACCGGCAGCCGGCCCTAAAGATACATACAGAACTACCGA encodes the following:
- a CDS encoding MBL fold metallo-hydrolase — its product is MPLASSSSGNCTIVETRETRIIIDIGISFKQFLAHLQNFELQLEQFSRLYITHAHSDHVSGLATFLKRSHIPVYTRAKTQQVLFRKYPELRALNERFKLIDKPVCQEKDLKIRYFRLPHIGWVNKPEEDTGEHIGFLFECQDQRFSFMTDCGHLSDGVKEIIKDSQVFFIESNYDPDMQIKSSRPWPLKKRIMGDEGHLSNFQTADYLLELTDEHKTKHVFLAHMSKQCNTKDLAVSTILNKFREHNRQPALKIHTELPKRYFIS